The following proteins are encoded in a genomic region of Chryseobacterium cucumeris:
- a CDS encoding PH domain-containing protein — MTNNCALCNTELTSMDTLLGANSLSDGNVLCNKCLNKVSDINDELLYNLNAFSIDDINNMLNTEDTEAAQTVMTVGKTLPAAIDSGSHQISKEVYKRRHQKIKNELERLHANLSVFTKGEIKELPYLISEEEQIIAITDAQFVNTLDAGVLVATPKRMISVSKGMFGAAKITIYSNENIQLVSFVTHPRSPIIKLHLEERIVEFECYMDKEDAEKFYDTIKTIYNNSKDQSPKQMGTAGKSIAVSSDDILNQLEKLGKLRENGILTDAEFAEQKKKLLEQLP; from the coding sequence ATGACTAATAATTGTGCGTTGTGTAATACAGAATTAACATCTATGGATACGCTTCTGGGAGCGAATTCGCTTTCGGATGGTAATGTTTTATGCAACAAATGTTTGAATAAAGTGAGCGATATCAATGATGAGTTGCTTTATAATCTTAATGCATTCAGCATTGACGATATCAATAATATGCTGAATACAGAAGACACTGAAGCAGCTCAGACAGTCATGACGGTGGGAAAGACTCTTCCTGCAGCCATAGATTCCGGTTCTCATCAAATCTCAAAAGAGGTTTATAAGCGAAGACACCAAAAAATAAAGAATGAACTGGAAAGGCTTCATGCTAATCTCTCCGTCTTTACCAAAGGAGAAATCAAGGAACTTCCTTATCTTATCTCTGAAGAAGAACAGATCATTGCGATTACAGATGCTCAGTTTGTCAATACACTGGATGCCGGAGTATTGGTAGCAACGCCCAAAAGGATGATTTCTGTATCAAAAGGAATGTTTGGTGCCGCAAAGATTACTATTTACTCTAATGAAAACATACAGTTGGTAAGCTTTGTAACCCATCCGAGATCTCCGATTATTAAACTGCATCTGGAAGAAAGAATAGTTGAGTTTGAATGCTATATGGATAAGGAAGATGCAGAGAAGTTCTATGATACAATAAAAACCATTTATAATAATTCTAAGGATCAATCTCCAAAACAAATGGGTACAGCAGGAAAAAGTATTGCAGTCTCATCAGACGATATTTTGAATCAGCTTGAAAAACTGGGTAAACTGAGGGAAAACGGAATTTTAACCGATGCCGAATTTGCAGAGCAAAAAAAGAAGCTGCTGGAGCAATTACCATAA
- the hisS gene encoding histidine--tRNA ligase, with the protein MKPSLAKGTRDFTAQEVSRRKYIINILQNNFELFGFQPLETPSFENLSTLTGKYGEEGDRLIFKILNSSINEAKEEKKTQMLHDFQKALEKPFSAESLTDKALRYDLTVPFARFVAMNHGKLTFPFKRYQIQPVWRADRPQKGRFREFYQCDADVVGSESLLQEVELIQLYLKSFADLKVPVTIHMNNRKILSGLAEYAGITDKLIDFTVALDKLDKIGKDGVVKELLEREISQESIDKLDFLFSQSDDALENLLQLKEKFAGNEIGLKGVEELEFVLTQSLNLGVDIQNLVFNITLARGLDYYTGAIFEVKADEVAMGSIGGGGRYDNLTEVFGVKNIPGIGISFGLDRIYLVMEELNLFPEEASAKIEYLFANFGGEEITDALKLIMKLRSKGISAELYPENAKINKQFTYAEKKGIKNLVFLGEEEIKNNTVTFKDLEAGIQKTVSLEEFLGE; encoded by the coding sequence ATGAAGCCAAGTTTAGCAAAAGGGACGAGAGATTTTACGGCACAGGAAGTTTCCAGAAGAAAATATATCATCAATATTTTACAGAATAATTTTGAATTATTCGGGTTTCAGCCTTTGGAAACACCTAGTTTTGAAAATCTTTCTACTTTGACAGGAAAATACGGAGAAGAAGGTGACCGCTTGATTTTTAAAATTTTAAATTCAAGCATCAACGAAGCGAAAGAAGAGAAAAAAACTCAGATGCTTCATGACTTTCAAAAAGCATTGGAAAAACCATTCAGTGCAGAGAGCCTTACAGATAAAGCTCTTCGTTATGACCTTACCGTACCTTTTGCAAGATTCGTAGCGATGAATCATGGTAAACTGACGTTTCCGTTCAAACGTTATCAGATCCAGCCGGTTTGGAGAGCAGACAGACCTCAGAAAGGAAGATTCAGAGAATTTTATCAGTGTGATGCCGATGTGGTAGGAAGCGAAAGTCTGCTGCAGGAAGTGGAGCTGATTCAGTTGTATCTGAAATCTTTTGCAGATCTTAAAGTTCCTGTAACCATTCATATGAACAACAGGAAGATTTTATCAGGATTGGCAGAATATGCTGGAATTACAGATAAACTGATTGATTTCACTGTTGCTCTTGATAAACTGGATAAAATTGGGAAAGATGGAGTTGTAAAAGAACTGTTGGAAAGAGAAATTTCTCAGGAATCTATTGATAAGCTGGATTTCCTGTTCAGCCAGTCGGATGATGCATTGGAAAATCTTCTTCAGTTAAAAGAAAAATTTGCAGGGAACGAAATCGGACTAAAAGGAGTGGAAGAGCTGGAATTTGTTCTTACCCAATCTCTGAACCTTGGTGTGGATATTCAAAACCTGGTCTTCAATATTACCTTGGCAAGAGGCCTGGACTATTACACCGGAGCGATCTTCGAAGTGAAAGCAGATGAAGTTGCTATGGGATCCATCGGAGGCGGCGGTAGATATGATAACCTTACTGAAGTTTTTGGAGTGAAAAATATTCCTGGAATTGGAATTTCATTCGGATTAGACAGAATTTATCTGGTAATGGAAGAATTGAACCTTTTCCCTGAAGAAGCATCAGCTAAAATAGAATATCTGTTTGCTAACTTTGGAGGTGAAGAAATCACTGATGCCTTAAAACTGATCATGAAGCTAAGATCCAAAGGAATTTCAGCTGAATTATATCCTGAAAATGCAAAGATCAACAAGCAGTTTACCTATGCAGAAAAGAAAGGTATTAAAAATCTTGTTTTCCTGGGTGAAGAAGAAATTAAAAATAATACCGTTACTTTTAAAGATCTTGAAGCCGGAATACAGAAAACGGTTTCTTTAGAAGAGTTTTTAGGAGAATAA
- a CDS encoding HRDC domain-containing protein, which translates to MMKVKVFKIRLPEEFLYKDQKMLDDFLDANEIMKVETAFVNEERYWSVILYFEELKPIKSTVKEPKAVKYSADTDLLNIDEEKILDALKFWRSEKAREQNLPTYFIASNKELISVAKYKPAKKEELLEIKGFGKHKIENYGEEILEILESV; encoded by the coding sequence ATGATGAAAGTAAAAGTTTTTAAAATCAGGCTTCCGGAAGAATTTCTCTACAAAGATCAGAAAATGCTGGATGATTTCCTGGACGCCAATGAGATTATGAAAGTAGAAACAGCTTTTGTGAACGAAGAACGTTATTGGTCTGTCATATTGTATTTTGAGGAATTAAAGCCCATAAAAAGTACAGTAAAAGAACCAAAGGCAGTAAAATATTCTGCAGATACTGATCTTTTGAATATCGATGAAGAAAAAATTCTGGATGCTCTGAAATTCTGGAGATCGGAAAAAGCCAGAGAACAGAACCTGCCCACTTACTTCATCGCGAGCAATAAAGAACTGATATCTGTAGCCAAGTATAAGCCTGCTAAGAAAGAAGAATTGCTCGAGATCAAAGGGTTTGGAAAGCATAAGATTGAAAACTATGGTGAAGAGATCCTTGAAATCCTGGAAAGCGTATGA
- a CDS encoding single-stranded DNA-binding protein: MSLRNKVTLIGYTGKEVEMVNFDNGNVKASVSLATSDHYTNAKGEKVEETQWHNLIAFGKTAEIFEKYVTKGKEIAVEGKLTYRSYDDKDGVKRYITEIRVDEILLLGGK, encoded by the coding sequence ATGTCACTAAGAAACAAAGTAACATTAATTGGTTACACAGGTAAAGAAGTTGAAATGGTAAACTTCGACAATGGAAACGTAAAAGCAAGTGTATCTTTAGCTACCAGCGATCATTACACGAATGCGAAAGGAGAAAAAGTAGAAGAAACACAATGGCACAATCTGATTGCCTTTGGGAAAACAGCAGAAATCTTTGAAAAGTATGTTACCAAAGGAAAAGAAATAGCTGTTGAAGGAAAACTTACCTACAGATCTTATGATGATAAGGATGGGGTGAAGCGATATATCACGGAAATTCGTGTAGATGAAATCCTGTTACTAGGAGGTAAATAA
- a CDS encoding helix-turn-helix domain-containing protein translates to MQKEKLRTVRKMKGFTQQQMAEVIPTDVSNYSRKESGTVSITQTEWNKLAQFLEVPIEEIYEEEEAKIVIENPVFNDNNGVNVGNNNATANISNELSIEIIKTMQEYIGLLKEEINRLKK, encoded by the coding sequence ATGCAAAAAGAAAAACTCCGTACAGTAAGAAAGATGAAAGGTTTCACTCAACAGCAAATGGCTGAAGTGATCCCTACCGACGTCTCCAACTATAGCAGAAAAGAAAGCGGTACTGTATCTATAACACAGACAGAATGGAACAAACTTGCCCAGTTTTTAGAGGTTCCTATCGAAGAGATTTACGAAGAAGAGGAAGCTAAAATTGTTATTGAAAATCCTGTTTTTAATGATAATAATGGAGTCAATGTAGGTAATAATAATGCTACAGCAAATATTAGCAATGAATTAAGCATAGAAATCATCAAGACGATGCAGGAATATATTGGTCTGCTGAAAGAAGAAATCAACAGATTGAAAAAGTAA
- a CDS encoding methyltransferase produces MEKQPIKPEFTFKMFEILGGLWLTGCVKTAAELNIADLLTSGPQTISFLAEETQSHEAQLYRVMRALCGAGIFEELENKTFALNDFGAALQTDVPGTAKNFVLTIMNEHFPCYGELTYAVQTGKVPFEHIHGKDLWGFYKEFPETGENFGKGMTGMSGMELKGIIENYDFKPYKKIVDIGGGNGVMIHTILKNAPQSSGIIFDEANVIEKTIKMIPENLSERCSVAIGSFFNEVPQGADLYTMKWILHDWNDDKCIQILKNCYGAMPKGAKLLIIDAVIPDDSLNKPHIAKLLDIVMLACLTGKERTLNEFKLIIEKAGLQFTQIIHIGTDAKSIIECEKI; encoded by the coding sequence ATGGAAAAACAACCCATTAAGCCGGAGTTTACTTTTAAAATGTTCGAAATACTAGGTGGTTTATGGCTAACCGGATGTGTAAAAACAGCTGCTGAGCTCAATATTGCAGATTTACTGACCTCTGGTCCTCAAACTATTTCTTTCCTTGCAGAAGAAACACAATCGCATGAAGCCCAACTGTACCGGGTAATGAGAGCGTTGTGTGGTGCAGGAATCTTTGAAGAATTAGAAAACAAAACGTTTGCTTTGAATGATTTCGGAGCTGCCCTGCAAACCGATGTTCCCGGAACAGCAAAAAATTTTGTTCTGACCATTATGAATGAACATTTCCCGTGCTATGGAGAACTAACATATGCCGTTCAGACAGGAAAAGTTCCTTTTGAACACATTCATGGGAAAGATCTTTGGGGATTTTATAAAGAATTTCCTGAAACAGGTGAAAACTTTGGAAAGGGAATGACGGGAATGTCCGGTATGGAGCTGAAAGGAATTATAGAGAACTATGATTTTAAACCTTATAAAAAAATTGTTGATATAGGAGGAGGCAATGGGGTTATGATCCATACTATTCTGAAAAATGCTCCGCAAAGCTCCGGAATTATCTTTGATGAAGCCAATGTAATTGAAAAAACTATCAAAATGATTCCTGAAAATCTTAGTGAAAGGTGTTCTGTAGCTATAGGAAGCTTTTTTAATGAAGTTCCGCAGGGTGCGGATTTATATACCATGAAATGGATTCTGCATGACTGGAATGATGATAAATGTATACAGATTCTTAAAAACTGCTATGGTGCAATGCCTAAAGGAGCCAAACTGTTGATTATAGACGCAGTTATCCCGGACGATTCTTTAAATAAGCCCCATATCGCCAAACTGCTGGACATTGTTATGCTGGCCTGCCTTACGGGAAAAGAAAGAACTTTAAACGAATTTAAATTGATCATTGAAAAAGCAGGATTACAATTTACTCAGATTATTCACATCGGAACAGATGCAAAAAGCATTATTGAATGTGAAAAAATATAA
- a CDS encoding HPP family protein, which translates to MKKSIKRTFRVSKYVIYKETLVDYKEHFWSFLGAFFGIGIIAFIQSHSLAETENIFLIGSFGASSVLIYGAIQSPLAQPRNLIGGHVLSALVGVTVYQFVPDIIWLSAPLAVAFSIVLMQYTKTLHPPGGATALIAVSSTGKIPELGYWYVLSPVLSGCIILLIVALFFNNITPKRSYPSHSMFRKLLKKRHHHHLK; encoded by the coding sequence ATGAAGAAGAGCATAAAAAGAACATTCAGAGTTTCAAAGTACGTAATCTATAAGGAAACGCTTGTTGATTATAAAGAGCATTTCTGGTCATTTTTAGGTGCATTTTTTGGAATCGGCATTATTGCATTTATTCAGTCCCATTCACTGGCAGAAACTGAGAATATATTCCTGATCGGTTCTTTTGGAGCATCCAGTGTCCTTATTTATGGTGCTATCCAGAGTCCTTTGGCCCAACCCCGAAACCTTATAGGCGGACATGTGCTGTCGGCATTGGTAGGGGTTACGGTATATCAGTTTGTTCCGGATATCATCTGGCTTTCGGCACCTTTGGCAGTAGCATTTTCCATTGTATTGATGCAGTATACGAAAACATTACATCCACCAGGTGGCGCTACAGCGCTGATCGCGGTAAGTTCTACAGGAAAAATTCCTGAACTGGGATATTGGTATGTTCTCTCCCCTGTTCTTTCCGGATGCATTATTCTTTTGATTGTTGCTCTGTTTTTTAATAATATTACACCCAAGAGAAGCTATCCTTCTCACAGCATGTTCAGAAAGCTGTTGAAAAAAAGACACCACCATCACTTAAAATAA
- a CDS encoding TIGR01777 family oxidoreductase: MKEVVLITGASGMIAKELAKKIGSEYEIRFLTRKKKHDDEYEWDIKKGSIDETAFDNVSHIIHLAGANISEKRWTPERKRELISSRVDSAELLRTTLRKNRIKLKSFISASGINFYGTKTSEKIYTENDPPGNDFLSEVVVLWERAADDFKEQDLAERVVKIRTAVVLSEKDGALKKMTPPIQYYIGSPLGSGQQYMPWIHIEDICSIYEFALKNPTMDGAYNAVSPQHATNKDLTKKIAKVLGRPLLMPNIPGFVLKLLFGELANAILEGSRASSKKLQDAGFHFKFPDLNKALENLLQKQ, encoded by the coding sequence ATGAAAGAAGTTGTCCTGATCACCGGCGCCAGCGGCATGATCGCTAAAGAACTGGCAAAAAAAATAGGGAGCGAATACGAGATCAGATTTCTGACCCGGAAAAAAAAACATGATGATGAGTATGAATGGGACATCAAAAAAGGAAGTATAGATGAAACAGCCTTTGACAATGTTTCACACATCATTCACCTGGCAGGTGCTAATATTTCAGAAAAGCGGTGGACCCCGGAAAGGAAAAGAGAATTGATTTCCAGCCGTGTAGATTCCGCAGAATTACTTCGAACCACTTTAAGAAAAAACAGGATTAAGCTAAAGTCTTTTATTTCAGCTTCAGGAATTAATTTTTACGGTACAAAAACCTCAGAAAAGATTTACACAGAAAACGATCCTCCGGGTAATGATTTTCTAAGTGAAGTGGTAGTTTTATGGGAAAGAGCTGCTGACGATTTCAAGGAACAGGATCTGGCAGAAAGGGTTGTCAAAATAAGAACTGCCGTAGTTCTTTCTGAAAAAGATGGAGCTTTAAAGAAAATGACCCCTCCTATTCAGTACTATATCGGTTCTCCACTGGGAAGCGGCCAACAATATATGCCATGGATTCATATTGAGGATATCTGTTCTATTTATGAATTTGCATTAAAAAATCCAACAATGGATGGTGCATATAATGCTGTTTCTCCACAACATGCCACCAATAAAGATCTGACAAAAAAAATTGCCAAAGTACTTGGAAGACCTTTATTGATGCCCAATATTCCCGGATTTGTTCTGAAACTGCTATTCGGAGAACTGGCAAATGCTATTCTGGAAGGTTCCAGAGCTTCTTCAAAGAAACTTCAGGATGCAGGTTTCCATTTTAAATTTCCGGACTTGAATAAGGCTTTGGAAAATCTCTTACAAAAACAATAA
- a CDS encoding Crp/Fnr family transcriptional regulator, with protein sequence MEEELLILKNISRHISLTNQEKSYFISLLKEKKVAKKELILQQQQVCKEINFVQTGILRAFHMDTTGKESTIMFAVSDWWITDMYCFINQKPAMLNIEALEESCILQLQKDHLDTLYHKVPKFERFFRIMMQNAYIREQLRTIENLSLPAEVRYYNFLQKYPEAVKRIRQKQIASYLGITPEFLSLIKSKQKNSFS encoded by the coding sequence ATGGAGGAAGAACTTTTAATCCTAAAAAACATTTCCAGGCATATTTCACTTACCAATCAGGAGAAATCTTATTTTATCTCTCTATTAAAAGAAAAAAAGGTTGCCAAAAAAGAATTGATTTTACAGCAGCAACAAGTGTGTAAAGAGATCAATTTTGTTCAGACAGGAATTTTGAGAGCTTTTCATATGGATACCACAGGAAAAGAATCCACCATCATGTTTGCTGTTTCCGACTGGTGGATCACTGATATGTATTGTTTCATCAATCAGAAACCCGCCATGCTGAATATTGAAGCATTAGAAGAAAGTTGTATTTTGCAGCTTCAAAAAGATCATCTGGATACGCTTTATCACAAAGTCCCAAAATTTGAACGCTTTTTCCGGATTATGATGCAGAATGCTTACATCAGAGAACAGCTCAGAACGATTGAAAATCTTTCTCTACCGGCAGAGGTACGCTATTATAATTTTCTACAGAAATATCCTGAAGCGGTAAAACGGATCAGGCAAAAACAAATTGCTTCTTATTTAGGTATTACTCCTGAATTTTTAAGCCTTATAAAATCCAAACAAAAAAACAGTTTCTCTTAA
- a CDS encoding DUF4406 domain-containing protein: MFILIAGPYRSGTNDDPLLIQQNLHNLESVALPIFRKGHIPIIGEWVALPLINLAGSAQIGDEAWQEIQYPVAHALLEKCDAVLRIEGASKGADEDVRIAKERGLTIYYNLEDIPYAKS; encoded by the coding sequence ATGTTTATACTTATTGCAGGCCCTTACCGTAGTGGAACGAATGATGATCCGCTGCTTATTCAGCAGAATCTTCACAATCTTGAATCTGTTGCTCTTCCTATTTTCAGAAAGGGACATATCCCAATTATCGGAGAATGGGTTGCATTACCATTGATCAACCTTGCCGGTTCTGCTCAAATAGGTGATGAAGCATGGCAGGAAATACAATATCCCGTAGCTCATGCCCTACTTGAAAAATGTGATGCAGTACTACGTATAGAAGGAGCATCAAAGGGAGCTGATGAAGATGTAAGAATAGCTAAAGAAAGAGGTCTTACCATTTATTATAACCTAGAAGATATTCCTTATGCAAAATCCTGA
- the nudK gene encoding GDP-mannose pyrophosphatase NudK, which produces MQNPDITILQTEILSDNWYTLNKVTYSVLKKDGTTETQSREAYDRGNGAVILLYNTDSNTVILTRQFRLPTYINGNSTGMLIEACAGLLDNDNPEDCIKRETEEETGYKISKVEKVFEAYMSPGSVTEILYFFIAEYSHEMKINDGGGLEEEGENIEVLELSFDESLKMIDTGEIKDAKTIMLLQHLRIKGIL; this is translated from the coding sequence ATGCAAAATCCTGATATAACTATCCTTCAGACAGAAATCCTTTCAGATAACTGGTATACTTTAAACAAAGTTACCTACTCTGTTTTAAAAAAGGACGGAACTACAGAAACCCAGAGCAGAGAAGCTTATGACCGCGGAAACGGAGCCGTAATCCTTCTTTACAATACAGATTCAAACACCGTTATTCTTACCAGACAATTCAGATTACCTACTTATATCAACGGAAATTCTACAGGCATGCTCATTGAAGCCTGTGCCGGACTTTTGGATAATGATAATCCGGAAGACTGCATCAAAAGAGAAACAGAAGAAGAAACCGGATATAAAATTTCCAAGGTTGAAAAGGTTTTTGAAGCCTATATGTCACCCGGATCTGTAACGGAAATTCTTTATTTCTTTATTGCAGAATATTCTCATGAAATGAAAATCAATGATGGAGGCGGACTGGAAGAAGAAGGGGAAAATATAGAAGTTCTTGAATTATCTTTTGACGAAAGCCTGAAAATGATCGACACAGGAGAAATCAAAGATGCAAAAACCATTATGCTTCTGCAGCATCTGAGGATTAAAGGAATACTGTAA
- a CDS encoding DUF2306 domain-containing protein, translating into MGIQIIKAGALFLVFLFSILMLKVISQYTSLDQNTGFLAFKQEVVGNPYWMAFFYIHIFSITLCLLAGLTQFSNRFLAENRNLHKFIGKIYVYNILIINVPACFVLGLFSNGGLIGIIGFLVQDVLWAYFTFAAVFFIKKGNVNRHRMYMVFSYAVTTTAITFRIVKNLLYNEAYHDYSLFYGLNVWAALFINLFLAYLILRKHSWLTGEIKGRKENIQTEERHQKK; encoded by the coding sequence TTGGGAATACAGATAATTAAAGCTGGTGCTTTATTTTTAGTCTTTCTTTTCAGCATCCTGATGCTGAAAGTAATTTCCCAATATACTTCTTTGGATCAAAATACCGGATTTCTGGCTTTCAAACAAGAAGTAGTCGGAAATCCATACTGGATGGCTTTTTTCTACATTCATATTTTTTCAATAACACTTTGTCTGCTCGCTGGTCTGACACAGTTTTCGAACCGGTTTTTAGCGGAAAACAGAAACCTTCACAAGTTTATCGGGAAAATATATGTGTATAATATTCTGATCATCAATGTTCCCGCGTGTTTTGTACTGGGACTTTTTTCAAATGGCGGGCTTATCGGAATTATAGGATTTCTTGTGCAGGACGTACTTTGGGCTTATTTCACTTTTGCTGCCGTATTTTTTATCAAAAAAGGAAATGTGAACAGACACAGAATGTATATGGTCTTCAGCTATGCCGTCACCACTACAGCGATTACTTTCAGAATTGTTAAAAATCTGTTGTATAACGAAGCTTATCATGACTACAGTCTCTTTTATGGTTTGAATGTCTGGGCTGCCCTTTTTATCAACCTTTTCCTTGCTTATTTAATTCTTAGAAAACACTCCTGGTTAACGGGAGAAATCAAGGGTAGAAAAGAAAATATACAGACTGAGGAACGACATCAGAAAAAATGA
- a CDS encoding KTSC domain-containing protein, which translates to MKKIGEHRTLLGVDKNVTLKELKTIYRNVMKDTHPDKFINDEAGKQEAEEKSKSVIEAYHFLVSINPETQEKYKEEYTETITKSNIQDFYLEKSILTVQHLNGNMYEYMGVPKNTYIKMINADSPSRFARRHIYGNFVYRKSGEAMAD; encoded by the coding sequence ATGAAAAAAATTGGTGAGCACAGAACACTTCTTGGAGTTGATAAAAACGTTACTTTAAAAGAATTAAAGACGATTTACAGAAATGTGATGAAAGATACCCATCCTGATAAATTCATTAATGATGAAGCAGGAAAGCAGGAAGCTGAAGAAAAAAGCAAATCTGTGATTGAAGCCTACCACTTTTTGGTAAGTATCAATCCGGAAACGCAGGAAAAATATAAGGAAGAATATACTGAAACCATTACAAAATCCAATATTCAGGATTTTTATTTGGAGAAATCAATTTTAACGGTTCAGCATCTGAACGGGAATATGTATGAATATATGGGCGTTCCAAAAAATACGTATATCAAAATGATCAATGCTGATTCACCAAGCCGTTTTGCAAGAAGACACATCTACGGAAACTTCGTTTACAGAAAGTCTGGAGAGGCTATGGCAGATTAA
- the cysS gene encoding cysteine--tRNA ligase has product MQLKLYNSLTAEKEIFKPILEGNVGMYVCGPTVYSNVHLGNVRTFLSFDFIYRTLMHLGYKVRYVRNITDAGHLTDDGNVDNDRFVKQTRLEKLEPMEIVQKYTVDFHKVLDMFNLLPPNIEPTATGHIVEQIELTQKLIERGFAYESNGSVYFDVLEYNKRGLNYGELSKRNIEELFANTRDLDGQGEKKNPQDFALWKKASPAHIMRWNSPWGEGFPGWHLECTAMSTKYLGETFDIHGGGMDLKFPHHECEIAQGKACNDVAPVNYWMHANMLTMNSQRMSKSTGNYILPMQLVTGDNDFFEKPFHPSIVRFCFLQAHYRSVLDISNDAMIASEKGFIRLMEAVKVLNSITPDDTKQSGFSLKEWKNKAYEALTDDFNSPILIAHLFEAVKYIFALKDGKETIATEDLEDLKSTLNAFIFDVLGLQTVEENNNEKLDQTLKVLIELRNQARKSKNFELSDQIRDKLLAEGIELKDGRDGTSYVLN; this is encoded by the coding sequence ATGCAATTAAAATTATATAACTCCCTTACAGCGGAAAAAGAAATATTCAAACCTATCTTGGAAGGAAATGTCGGAATGTATGTCTGCGGACCTACCGTGTACAGCAATGTACATTTGGGAAATGTAAGAACTTTCCTTTCTTTCGATTTTATCTACCGTACCCTGATGCATTTGGGATACAAAGTAAGGTATGTGAGAAATATTACCGACGCAGGACACCTTACCGATGATGGAAATGTAGATAACGACAGATTCGTAAAACAAACCAGACTTGAAAAGCTGGAGCCTATGGAAATTGTACAGAAATACACCGTAGACTTTCACAAAGTCCTGGATATGTTCAACTTACTTCCTCCAAACATCGAACCTACTGCTACAGGACATATTGTAGAGCAGATCGAGTTAACTCAAAAACTAATTGAAAGAGGATTTGCTTACGAAAGCAACGGTTCAGTGTATTTTGATGTTTTGGAGTACAATAAAAGAGGGCTGAATTATGGTGAGCTTTCAAAACGTAACATAGAAGAGCTTTTCGCCAATACCAGAGACCTTGACGGACAGGGTGAAAAGAAAAACCCTCAGGATTTTGCATTGTGGAAAAAAGCCTCTCCGGCTCACATCATGAGATGGAATTCCCCTTGGGGAGAAGGTTTCCCGGGATGGCACCTTGAATGTACTGCAATGAGTACAAAATATCTTGGTGAAACATTCGATATCCATGGAGGAGGAATGGATCTTAAATTCCCTCACCACGAATGCGAAATTGCACAAGGCAAAGCCTGCAACGATGTCGCACCGGTGAATTACTGGATGCATGCCAATATGCTGACGATGAATTCTCAGCGTATGAGCAAATCTACAGGAAACTATATTCTGCCCATGCAGCTGGTGACAGGAGATAACGACTTCTTTGAAAAACCGTTCCACCCTTCAATTGTACGCTTCTGCTTCCTGCAGGCGCACTACCGAAGCGTTCTGGATATTTCAAACGATGCCATGATAGCAAGCGAAAAAGGATTTATCAGATTAATGGAAGCAGTGAAAGTATTGAATTCTATTACTCCTGATGATACAAAACAATCCGGTTTCAGCCTGAAAGAATGGAAAAATAAAGCCTATGAAGCATTAACAGATGACTTTAATTCGCCAATCCTGATTGCCCACCTCTTTGAAGCGGTGAAATATATCTTTGCGCTGAAAGATGGCAAAGAAACAATTGCAACAGAAGATCTTGAAGATTTAAAGTCAACACTGAATGCTTTCATCTTCGACGTTCTTGGATTACAGACCGTAGAAGAAAATAACAATGAAAAACTTGATCAGACCTTAAAAGTTTTGATCGAATTGAGAAACCAGGCAAGAAAATCCAAAAACTTCGAACTTTCAGACCAGATCAGAGATAAACTGCTTGCAGAAGGTATCGAATTAAAAGACGGAAGAGACGGAACATCATATGTTCTGAACTAG